A genomic region of Parus major isolate Abel chromosome 14, Parus_major1.1, whole genome shotgun sequence contains the following coding sequences:
- the SLX4 gene encoding structure-specific endonuclease subunit SLX4 isoform X3, with amino-acid sequence MFPPALQSSESLIGHSVTGKQMDEQDNDFKELWANILSRAKKKAGDAEATKRAQNRPKSTTTRSKLRRGKAAAKSQTHHHLPAVKETNLPQDLGPKEQTLVHEDDGDDAACETAQEDGERSPLPASQLSTETTECSQRSLTGTCSSPTPKVRVAELVVERMQQFKRVAPEQLKHSSDGSVPKAAASGDFPARSQEQNPPEDDTHRLPSVEHDSALALALQQESKEEALASLEDAGLFFCQICQKDLTAMNTLQREQHVNRCLDEMEEAQMSSSSKPVVPECPICGKQFQTPQSRVSHLKRCAVEMDVPPNLLLQAVQLQVATLGDAALQYPSNQPSRAKRKGPSTEDSRKTQKKAKIEPKDEDLQVAIAMSRSLLEQEKQEQAKSVTNVKAVAAFPIKWKPGSDKRRRRKGTSAPPPLLLQDPEKAQKRIQERVAMMLTEEVEFPPTPQLPISRILEDESEKAAWLMPLSKAKECFLWKSSALTGPCDPESFYTAALTPPIVPWKPVQNKPENLQPSVGSHQPEVSQQTQPDLSSQGPTCTKVGGQTADESKPGPEGDGQFLSSSQKDIQTLQDLVELAREGLTLTQWNLDTGHVQAAEQPGEDLTPSDPPHSGFVLPSKEKSLLRSSSKRSSLRLLAQDFGAMVNNPHLSDVQFQVDSGDVLYAHLFVLYARCPAAAQAVHSEGLVVEEDGAAPTHRVLLSDVSAEAVAAFLRYLYAADTNFPARLRPQLQALAARFGVRQLMAECENNPGESQVSSGVDSEDDLISVRDDEDCEDRAENFQDLLKSMWVGEDEEEVAMLSPECQKEDDSEMGEQELEEIYEFAATQRKMAQGEREVNKGTHCSICSDTEAVQGTNQQTEQEEVKRPESASINNSLKDLRNGNGVERSKCDLSAQGEKMQNINRCKGMNDPQTTIVPHHSEPQKWDGTSHGANEGGAVGGCENVKDSRSPQVSHDKADHCEEQFPGFQGDTDINDSYERLFSASQGDHCEPSPVKEVTKESGKSPSEKHVGLSDSLLFSKSQKDCSPCKNGFCGNPSPQPYVSLFPALGSSPASPKSEGKFAREHVSTPKQNKKEKSFPFDEIHSQKAKELGAASRKEILFSPAELPHSESNKHTHVPVLSSPSRTQDDQGRAQGIKEGDVIVLSSSDDEMEFQQGKRLPEPDSALKKMETPGHLKCTDMEQGPEISKPDPNSSVPETEQRLTQVLCGNTDSVCVSVSHVKVSPEFPLGRQTGACAEIKQSPNPSPGKRLSNEMSPGTDSSWLVPGTPVLSKSRSFATQTEVTSSNSLKGPGSKLSTKNLAVGNSNHEMTGNLIKVHETTLSNKHLPMENSASGRSPPSSPATESFSKNPLPVSPVDPVLLSSGCTNTESRCASISGLPTLVPPCQQQPLEDNINISVVELEDSDREESLPSLGSSVLLCEEPPIPVPDCWHIGYVSPARGDSHDSGRVSHAKTSMASSPSPGSWQEQGESPVQVQGIQGSTPLQGSPAGRRTTLHCPEKSPIEPCSSVGSRASYLDSKIWDDWNGEEKEDELPEILPLSQRLAAAAGAGRTNPVKTPESSCQNNRSPSTPVTPMPAYSIMETPELKKELSRFGVRALPKRQMVLQLKEIFQYTHRDGDSDFEDEIPYSQPLPHKSPAKRPRQAKTGRAVGRNRAGTPRAVGKRKQLAKASAVLPRDEADGASHGTGCAAPKDRTKVTHHPRGAKEQERPSVSLAADGEELPASQESAGSSVDGSDISFGSQSSFVNGFETCAFESEEEEEEFPASQAAAREEEKLEAVRCYIRSNTALYNRILFYEPIELADLHAELKQNGIKISKAKLLDFLDSQCITSTMARARKEQEQKRKENRKQRRRYRVKSAPTR; translated from the exons ATGTTTCCCCCTGCCCTCCAGTCCTCAGAGAGTTTAATAGGCCACAGTGTTACTGGAAAGCAAATGGATGAACAGGACAATGATTTTAAAGAGTTGTGGGCAAATATTTTGAGTAGGGCAAAGAAAAAGGCTGGAGATGCTGAGGCAACAAAGAGGGCTCAGAACAGGCCAAAGAGCACCACAACACGAAGCAAATTAAGAAGAGGCAAAGCTGCTGCTAAGAGCCAAACCCATCATCACTTACCAGCAGTGAAAGAGACAAACTTGCCTCAAGATTTGGGTCCAAAGGAGCAAACACTGGTGCACGaagatgatggtgatgatgcGGCCTGTGAGACTGCACAGGAGGATGGAGAAAGAAgccctctccctgccagccagctgagcacagagacCACTGAGTGTAGCCAGAGGTCTCTGACAG GAACCTGCTCCTCACCCACCCCAAAGGTGCgggtggcagagctggtggtggAGAGAATGCAGCAGTTCAAGAGGGTGGCACCCGAGCAGCTGAAACACAGTTCAGATGGGAGTGTGCCAAAGGCTGCAGCCAGCGGGGAtttccctgccaggagccaggagcagaaCCCTCCTGAGGATG ATACCCACCGTCTCCCATCTGTGGAACACGACAGTGCTCTGGCTTTGGCTCTTCAGCAGGAATCCAAGGAGGAAGCCCTGGCAAGCCTGGAAGATGCAGGCTTGTTCTTCTGTCAGATCTGCCAGAAGGATCTCACAGCCATGAACACCCTGCAACGAGAGCAGCACGTCAACAG GTGTCTGGATGAGATGGAAGAAGCACAGATGTCATCCTCCAGCAAACCAGTGGTCCCTGAGTGTCCCATCTGTGGGAAGCAGTTCCAGACCCCTCAGAGCCGAGTCAGTCACCTGAAACGCTGTGCTGTGGAGATGGATGTGCCTCCTAATCTGCTTCTGCAGGCAGTGCAGTTGCAGGTGGCCACGCTTGGTGATGCAGCTCTTCAGTATCCCAG CAATCAGCCCAGCAGGGCAAAGCGGAAAGGCCCCTCCACCGAGGACTcgaggaaaacacagaagaaggCCAAAATAGAGCCTAAGGATGAAGATTTGCAGGTTGCCATAGCAATGTCACGCTCTCTGTTGGAGcaagaaaagcaggaacaaGCAAAATCAGTTACAAATGTGAAAGCAGTGGCTGCTTTCCCAATCAAATGGAAGCCAGGATCAG acaaaagaagGCGTAGAAAAGGCACCAGTGCCCctccacctctgctgctccaggaccCGGAGAAGGCCCAAAAGCGGATCCAGGAGCGAGTAGCTATGATGCTGACAGAAGAGGTGGAATTCCCTCCCACCCCTCAGCTGCCCATTAGTAGGATTCTGGAGGATGAGTCTGAAAAAGCAGCCTGGCTCATGCCATTGTCCAAAGCCAAGGAATGTTTTTTATGGAAGAGCAGTGCTCTGACAGGACCCTGTGACCCCGAATCATTCTACACTGCAGCCTTAACCCCTCCAATTGTACCCTGGAAACCTGTGCAG AATAAGCCAGAGAACCTTCAGCCATCGGTGGGGTCTCACCAGCCAGAAGTGTCCCAGCAAACTCAGCCTGACCTCAGTTCTCAGGGACCCACTTGTACAAAGGTTGGAGGCCAGACTGCTGATGAATCCAAGCCAGGTCCTGAAGGAGATGGGCAGTTTTTATCCTCGAGCCAGAAGGACATTCAGACCCTGCAGGACCTGGTGGAGTTGGCCAGGGAAGGACTCACCCTTACTCAGTGGAACCTTGACACAGGCCATgttcaggcagcagagcagccag GAGAAGATCTGACTCCCAGTGATCCTCCACATAGTGGCTTTGTGCTTCCATCCAAGGAGAAGAGCCTtctcaggagcagcagtaaAAGA TCTTCTCTCAGGCTGTTGGCTCAAGATTTCGGTGCCATGGTCAACAACCCCCACCTGAGTGATGTCCAGTTCCAGGTGGACAGCGGGGATGTCCTCTACGCCCACCTGTTCGTGTTGTACGCGCGGTGCCCGGCGGCGGCTCAGGCT GTGCACAGCGAGGGGTTGGTGGTGGAGGAGGACGGGGCCGCGCCGACACACCGGGTGCTGCTGAGTGATGTGTCTGCCgaggctgtggctgccttcCTGCGGTACCTCTATGCTGCTGACACCAACTTCCCTGCCAGGCTGCGGCcccagctgcaggctctggctgCCAG GTTTGGTGTGAGGCAACTGATGGCAGAGTGTGAAAACAACCCTGGAGAGAGCCAGGTGTCCTCTGGAGTAGATTCAGAAGATGACCTTATCTCTGTGAGGGATGATGAAGATTGTGAGGACAGAGCTGAGAACTTCCAAGACCTCTTGAAGTCCATGTGGGTGGgtgaagatgaggaagaagtAGCTATGCTGAGCCCTGAGTGCCAGAAGGAGGATGACAGTGAGATGGGAGAACAAGAGCTAGAGGAAATCTATGAGTTTGCTGCAACTCAGAGAAAGATGGCTCAGGGTGAAAGAGAGGTGAACAAGGGAACACACTGCAGCATCTGCAGTGACACCGAGGCAGTCCAAGGTACAAACCAGCAAACTGAGCAGGAAGAGGTAAAGAGACCTGAATCTGCTTCAATAAACAACAGCCTCAAAGATCTGAGGAATGGCAATGGTGTGGAGAGATCTAAATGTGACTTGTCTGCACAAGGAGAGAAGATGCAGAATATAAACAGGTGCAAGGGCATGAATGATCCACAGACCACTATTGTGCCTCACCACAGTGAACCTCAGAAATGGGATGGAACATCCCATGGTGCTAATGAAGGAGGGGCTGTTGGGGGATGTGAGAATGTGAAGGATTCCAGGTCACCTCAGGTCTCACATGACAAGGCAGATCACTGTGAAGAGCAGTTTCCTGGTTTCCAGGGTGATACTGATATAAATGACAGCTATGAACGtttgttttctgcctctcagGGAGATCACTGTGAGCCTTCCCCAGTGAAAGAAGTTACCAAAGAATCAGGAAAGTCCCCTAGTGAAAAACATGTTGGTCTTAGTGATTCACTTCTGTTCAGCAAGTCACAAAAAGACTGCTCTCCATGTAAGAATGGATTTTGTGGGAATCCAAGTCCCCAGCCCTATGTGtccctttttcctgctcttggcTCTTCACCTGCATCTCCAAAATCAGAGGGAAAGTTTGCCAGGGAACATGTGTCAacaccaaagcaaaacaaaaaggaaaaatcattcCCATTTGATGAAATACACTCCCAGAAAGCCAAGGAGCTGGGTGCTGCATCAAGAAAGGAGATCTTATTTTCTCCAGCAGAGCTTCCTCACAGTGAATCAAACAAGCACACACATGTCCCAGTGTTGTCATCACCAAGCAGGACTCAGGATGATCAGGGCAGAGCTCAAGGGATCAAGGAGGGTGATGTTATTGTTTTATCTTCTTCTGATGATGAAATGGAATTTCAACAAGGCAAGAGGTTGCCAGAGCCTGactctgctctgaaaaaaatggaaacccCTGGGCATCTGAAATGTACAGACATGGAACAAGGTCCTGAGATATCTAAACCTGACCCTAACTCATCGGTTCCTGAAACAGAGCAGAGATTAACCCAGGTCTTATGTGGCAATACAGACTCGGTATGTGTAAGTGTCTCCCATGTAAAGGTGTCCCCTGAATTCCCTCTCGGTAGACAAACAGGTGCTTGTGCAGAGATCAAACAGAGTCCAAAcccaagccctgggaaaaggcTCAGTAATGAAATGTCTCCAGGCACAGACAGCTCCTGGCTTGTGCCAGGAACACCAGTTCTGAGCAAAAGCAGAAGCTTTGCAACACAGACTGAGGTCACAAGCAGTAATTCTTTAAAGGGTCCAGGATCTAAACTCAGCACAAAGAACTTAGCAGTAGGTAATAGTAACCATGAAATGACTGGAAATTTAATAAAAGTTCATGAAACAACATTGTCAAACAAACATTTGCCTATGGAGAACTCAGCCAGTGGAAGAAGCCCACCCAGCAGCCCAGCAACAGAATCCTTTTCCAAGAACCCCCTTCCAGTTTCTCCAGTAGATCCAGttctcctctcctctggctGCACCAACACAGAAAGCAGATGTGCCAGTATCTCAGGTTTACCCACACTGGTGCCTccgtgccagcagcagccactggaaGATAACATCAACATCAGTGTGGTTGAGCTGGAGGACAGTGACAGGGAAGAAAGTCTGCCTTCTCTGGGTAGCAGTGTCCTGCTGTGTGAGGAGCCCCCAATCCCTGTTCCTGACTGCTGGCACATTGGGTATGTGTCACCAGCCAGAGGTGACAGCCACGACTCCGGCCGGGTCAGCCATGCAAAGaccagcatggccagcagccccagccctggctcttggcaggagcagggggagagcCCAGTCCAGGTGCAGGGAATTCAGGGCAGCACCCCTCTCCAAGGAAGTCCTGCTGGCAGGAGAACAACTTTGCACTGCCCTGAGAAGAGCCCTATTGAGCCATGTTCATCAGTGGGCAGCAGAGCCAGTTACCTGGACTCCAAAATCTGGGATGACTGgaatggagaagagaaggaagatgaaCTTCCAGAGATTCTTCCTCTGTCTCAGAGgttggcagctgcagcaggggctggtCGGACAAATCCTGTCAAGACTCCTG AATCTTCCTGTCAGAACAACAGGTCCCCCAGCACTCCAGTGACACCCATGCCAGCTTATTCCATCAtggagaccccagagctgaaGAAGGAGCTGAGCAG ATTCGGTGTCCGTGCTCTCCCAAAACGCCAGATGGTGTTGCAGCTGAAGGAGATATTCCAGTACACTCACCGGGATGGGGACTCTGACTTTGAGGATGAAATCCCCTATTCCCAGCCCCTCCCACACAAGTCCCCAGCCAAACGGCCGAGGCAGGCAAAGACAGGCCGGGCTGTGGGCAGGAATCGCGCCGGCACCCCGAGGGCTGTGGGCAAGAGGAAACAGCTTGCCAAGGCTTCTGCAGTGCTCCCTAGGGATGAGGCTGATGGTGCATCCCATGGAACAGGCTGTGCCGCACCCAAGGACAGAACTAAAGTGACACATCACCCAAGAGGAGCCAAAGAACAGGAAAGGCCATCGGTGTCCCTGGCAGCTGATGGTGAGGAGCTCCCGGCATCCCAGGAGTCGGCAGGTTCTTCGGTGGATGGAAGTGACATCTCCTTTGGTTCACAGAG
- the SLX4 gene encoding structure-specific endonuclease subunit SLX4 isoform X2: protein MFPPALQSSESLIGHSVTGKQMDEQDNDFKELWANILSRAKKKAGDAEATKRAQNRPKSTTTRSKLRRGKAAAKSQTHHHLPAVKETNLPQDLGPKEQTLVHEDDGDDAACETAQEDGERSPLPASQLSTETTECSQRSLTVNPPSVCSQTTLPFLPATPPGTCSSPTPKVRVAELVVERMQQFKRVAPEQLKHSSDGSVPKAAASGDFPARSQEQNPPEDDTHRLPSVEHDSALALALQQESKEEALASLEDAGLFFCQICQKDLTAMNTLQREQHVNRCLDEMEEAQMSSSSKPVVPECPICGKQFQTPQSRVSHLKRCAVEMDVPPNLLLQAVQLQVATLGDAALQYPSNQPSRAKRKGPSTEDSRKTQKKAKIEPKDEDLQVAIAMSRSLLEQEKQEQAKSVTNVKAVAAFPIKWKPGSDKRRRRKGTSAPPPLLLQDPEKAQKRIQERVAMMLTEEVEFPPTPQLPISRILEDESEKAAWLMPLSKAKECFLWKSSALTGPCDPESFYTAALTPPIVPWKPVQNKPENLQPSVGSHQPEVSQQTQPDLSSQGPTCTKVGGQTADESKPGPEGDGQFLSSSQKDIQTLQDLVELAREGLTLTQWNLDTGHVQAAEQPDLTPSDPPHSGFVLPSKEKSLLRSSSKRSSLRLLAQDFGAMVNNPHLSDVQFQVDSGDVLYAHLFVLYARCPAAAQAVHSEGLVVEEDGAAPTHRVLLSDVSAEAVAAFLRYLYAADTNFPARLRPQLQALAARFGVRQLMAECENNPGESQVSSGVDSEDDLISVRDDEDCEDRAENFQDLLKSMWVGEDEEEVAMLSPECQKEDDSEMGEQELEEIYEFAATQRKMAQGEREVNKGTHCSICSDTEAVQGTNQQTEQEEVKRPESASINNSLKDLRNGNGVERSKCDLSAQGEKMQNINRCKGMNDPQTTIVPHHSEPQKWDGTSHGANEGGAVGGCENVKDSRSPQVSHDKADHCEEQFPGFQGDTDINDSYERLFSASQGDHCEPSPVKEVTKESGKSPSEKHVGLSDSLLFSKSQKDCSPCKNGFCGNPSPQPYVSLFPALGSSPASPKSEGKFAREHVSTPKQNKKEKSFPFDEIHSQKAKELGAASRKEILFSPAELPHSESNKHTHVPVLSSPSRTQDDQGRAQGIKEGDVIVLSSSDDEMEFQQGKRLPEPDSALKKMETPGHLKCTDMEQGPEISKPDPNSSVPETEQRLTQVLCGNTDSVCVSVSHVKVSPEFPLGRQTGACAEIKQSPNPSPGKRLSNEMSPGTDSSWLVPGTPVLSKSRSFATQTEVTSSNSLKGPGSKLSTKNLAVGNSNHEMTGNLIKVHETTLSNKHLPMENSASGRSPPSSPATESFSKNPLPVSPVDPVLLSSGCTNTESRCASISGLPTLVPPCQQQPLEDNINISVVELEDSDREESLPSLGSSVLLCEEPPIPVPDCWHIGYVSPARGDSHDSGRVSHAKTSMASSPSPGSWQEQGESPVQVQGIQGSTPLQGSPAGRRTTLHCPEKSPIEPCSSVGSRASYLDSKIWDDWNGEEKEDELPEILPLSQRLAAAAGAGRTNPVKTPESSCQNNRSPSTPVTPMPAYSIMETPELKKELSRFGVRALPKRQMVLQLKEIFQYTHRDGDSDFEDEIPYSQPLPHKSPAKRPRQAKTGRAVGRNRAGTPRAVGKRKQLAKASAVLPRDEADGASHGTGCAAPKDRTKVTHHPRGAKEQERPSVSLAADGEELPASQESAGSSVDGSDISFGSQSSFVNGFETCAFESEEEEEEFPASQAAAREEEKLEAVRCYIRSNTALYNRILFYEPIELADLHAELKQNGIKISKAKLLDFLDSQCITSTMARARKEQEQKRKENRKQRRRYRVKSAPTR, encoded by the exons ATGTTTCCCCCTGCCCTCCAGTCCTCAGAGAGTTTAATAGGCCACAGTGTTACTGGAAAGCAAATGGATGAACAGGACAATGATTTTAAAGAGTTGTGGGCAAATATTTTGAGTAGGGCAAAGAAAAAGGCTGGAGATGCTGAGGCAACAAAGAGGGCTCAGAACAGGCCAAAGAGCACCACAACACGAAGCAAATTAAGAAGAGGCAAAGCTGCTGCTAAGAGCCAAACCCATCATCACTTACCAGCAGTGAAAGAGACAAACTTGCCTCAAGATTTGGGTCCAAAGGAGCAAACACTGGTGCACGaagatgatggtgatgatgcGGCCTGTGAGACTGCACAGGAGGATGGAGAAAGAAgccctctccctgccagccagctgagcacagagacCACTGAGTGTAGCCAGAGGTCTCTGACAG TAAATCCTCCGAGTGTCTGTTCCCAGACTACCTTACCCTTCCTTCCTGCTACTCCTCCAGGAACCTGCTCCTCACCCACCCCAAAGGTGCgggtggcagagctggtggtggAGAGAATGCAGCAGTTCAAGAGGGTGGCACCCGAGCAGCTGAAACACAGTTCAGATGGGAGTGTGCCAAAGGCTGCAGCCAGCGGGGAtttccctgccaggagccaggagcagaaCCCTCCTGAGGATG ATACCCACCGTCTCCCATCTGTGGAACACGACAGTGCTCTGGCTTTGGCTCTTCAGCAGGAATCCAAGGAGGAAGCCCTGGCAAGCCTGGAAGATGCAGGCTTGTTCTTCTGTCAGATCTGCCAGAAGGATCTCACAGCCATGAACACCCTGCAACGAGAGCAGCACGTCAACAG GTGTCTGGATGAGATGGAAGAAGCACAGATGTCATCCTCCAGCAAACCAGTGGTCCCTGAGTGTCCCATCTGTGGGAAGCAGTTCCAGACCCCTCAGAGCCGAGTCAGTCACCTGAAACGCTGTGCTGTGGAGATGGATGTGCCTCCTAATCTGCTTCTGCAGGCAGTGCAGTTGCAGGTGGCCACGCTTGGTGATGCAGCTCTTCAGTATCCCAG CAATCAGCCCAGCAGGGCAAAGCGGAAAGGCCCCTCCACCGAGGACTcgaggaaaacacagaagaaggCCAAAATAGAGCCTAAGGATGAAGATTTGCAGGTTGCCATAGCAATGTCACGCTCTCTGTTGGAGcaagaaaagcaggaacaaGCAAAATCAGTTACAAATGTGAAAGCAGTGGCTGCTTTCCCAATCAAATGGAAGCCAGGATCAG acaaaagaagGCGTAGAAAAGGCACCAGTGCCCctccacctctgctgctccaggaccCGGAGAAGGCCCAAAAGCGGATCCAGGAGCGAGTAGCTATGATGCTGACAGAAGAGGTGGAATTCCCTCCCACCCCTCAGCTGCCCATTAGTAGGATTCTGGAGGATGAGTCTGAAAAAGCAGCCTGGCTCATGCCATTGTCCAAAGCCAAGGAATGTTTTTTATGGAAGAGCAGTGCTCTGACAGGACCCTGTGACCCCGAATCATTCTACACTGCAGCCTTAACCCCTCCAATTGTACCCTGGAAACCTGTGCAG AATAAGCCAGAGAACCTTCAGCCATCGGTGGGGTCTCACCAGCCAGAAGTGTCCCAGCAAACTCAGCCTGACCTCAGTTCTCAGGGACCCACTTGTACAAAGGTTGGAGGCCAGACTGCTGATGAATCCAAGCCAGGTCCTGAAGGAGATGGGCAGTTTTTATCCTCGAGCCAGAAGGACATTCAGACCCTGCAGGACCTGGTGGAGTTGGCCAGGGAAGGACTCACCCTTACTCAGTGGAACCTTGACACAGGCCATgttcaggcagcagagcagccag ATCTGACTCCCAGTGATCCTCCACATAGTGGCTTTGTGCTTCCATCCAAGGAGAAGAGCCTtctcaggagcagcagtaaAAGA TCTTCTCTCAGGCTGTTGGCTCAAGATTTCGGTGCCATGGTCAACAACCCCCACCTGAGTGATGTCCAGTTCCAGGTGGACAGCGGGGATGTCCTCTACGCCCACCTGTTCGTGTTGTACGCGCGGTGCCCGGCGGCGGCTCAGGCT GTGCACAGCGAGGGGTTGGTGGTGGAGGAGGACGGGGCCGCGCCGACACACCGGGTGCTGCTGAGTGATGTGTCTGCCgaggctgtggctgccttcCTGCGGTACCTCTATGCTGCTGACACCAACTTCCCTGCCAGGCTGCGGCcccagctgcaggctctggctgCCAG GTTTGGTGTGAGGCAACTGATGGCAGAGTGTGAAAACAACCCTGGAGAGAGCCAGGTGTCCTCTGGAGTAGATTCAGAAGATGACCTTATCTCTGTGAGGGATGATGAAGATTGTGAGGACAGAGCTGAGAACTTCCAAGACCTCTTGAAGTCCATGTGGGTGGgtgaagatgaggaagaagtAGCTATGCTGAGCCCTGAGTGCCAGAAGGAGGATGACAGTGAGATGGGAGAACAAGAGCTAGAGGAAATCTATGAGTTTGCTGCAACTCAGAGAAAGATGGCTCAGGGTGAAAGAGAGGTGAACAAGGGAACACACTGCAGCATCTGCAGTGACACCGAGGCAGTCCAAGGTACAAACCAGCAAACTGAGCAGGAAGAGGTAAAGAGACCTGAATCTGCTTCAATAAACAACAGCCTCAAAGATCTGAGGAATGGCAATGGTGTGGAGAGATCTAAATGTGACTTGTCTGCACAAGGAGAGAAGATGCAGAATATAAACAGGTGCAAGGGCATGAATGATCCACAGACCACTATTGTGCCTCACCACAGTGAACCTCAGAAATGGGATGGAACATCCCATGGTGCTAATGAAGGAGGGGCTGTTGGGGGATGTGAGAATGTGAAGGATTCCAGGTCACCTCAGGTCTCACATGACAAGGCAGATCACTGTGAAGAGCAGTTTCCTGGTTTCCAGGGTGATACTGATATAAATGACAGCTATGAACGtttgttttctgcctctcagGGAGATCACTGTGAGCCTTCCCCAGTGAAAGAAGTTACCAAAGAATCAGGAAAGTCCCCTAGTGAAAAACATGTTGGTCTTAGTGATTCACTTCTGTTCAGCAAGTCACAAAAAGACTGCTCTCCATGTAAGAATGGATTTTGTGGGAATCCAAGTCCCCAGCCCTATGTGtccctttttcctgctcttggcTCTTCACCTGCATCTCCAAAATCAGAGGGAAAGTTTGCCAGGGAACATGTGTCAacaccaaagcaaaacaaaaaggaaaaatcattcCCATTTGATGAAATACACTCCCAGAAAGCCAAGGAGCTGGGTGCTGCATCAAGAAAGGAGATCTTATTTTCTCCAGCAGAGCTTCCTCACAGTGAATCAAACAAGCACACACATGTCCCAGTGTTGTCATCACCAAGCAGGACTCAGGATGATCAGGGCAGAGCTCAAGGGATCAAGGAGGGTGATGTTATTGTTTTATCTTCTTCTGATGATGAAATGGAATTTCAACAAGGCAAGAGGTTGCCAGAGCCTGactctgctctgaaaaaaatggaaacccCTGGGCATCTGAAATGTACAGACATGGAACAAGGTCCTGAGATATCTAAACCTGACCCTAACTCATCGGTTCCTGAAACAGAGCAGAGATTAACCCAGGTCTTATGTGGCAATACAGACTCGGTATGTGTAAGTGTCTCCCATGTAAAGGTGTCCCCTGAATTCCCTCTCGGTAGACAAACAGGTGCTTGTGCAGAGATCAAACAGAGTCCAAAcccaagccctgggaaaaggcTCAGTAATGAAATGTCTCCAGGCACAGACAGCTCCTGGCTTGTGCCAGGAACACCAGTTCTGAGCAAAAGCAGAAGCTTTGCAACACAGACTGAGGTCACAAGCAGTAATTCTTTAAAGGGTCCAGGATCTAAACTCAGCACAAAGAACTTAGCAGTAGGTAATAGTAACCATGAAATGACTGGAAATTTAATAAAAGTTCATGAAACAACATTGTCAAACAAACATTTGCCTATGGAGAACTCAGCCAGTGGAAGAAGCCCACCCAGCAGCCCAGCAACAGAATCCTTTTCCAAGAACCCCCTTCCAGTTTCTCCAGTAGATCCAGttctcctctcctctggctGCACCAACACAGAAAGCAGATGTGCCAGTATCTCAGGTTTACCCACACTGGTGCCTccgtgccagcagcagccactggaaGATAACATCAACATCAGTGTGGTTGAGCTGGAGGACAGTGACAGGGAAGAAAGTCTGCCTTCTCTGGGTAGCAGTGTCCTGCTGTGTGAGGAGCCCCCAATCCCTGTTCCTGACTGCTGGCACATTGGGTATGTGTCACCAGCCAGAGGTGACAGCCACGACTCCGGCCGGGTCAGCCATGCAAAGaccagcatggccagcagccccagccctggctcttggcaggagcagggggagagcCCAGTCCAGGTGCAGGGAATTCAGGGCAGCACCCCTCTCCAAGGAAGTCCTGCTGGCAGGAGAACAACTTTGCACTGCCCTGAGAAGAGCCCTATTGAGCCATGTTCATCAGTGGGCAGCAGAGCCAGTTACCTGGACTCCAAAATCTGGGATGACTGgaatggagaagagaaggaagatgaaCTTCCAGAGATTCTTCCTCTGTCTCAGAGgttggcagctgcagcaggggctggtCGGACAAATCCTGTCAAGACTCCTG AATCTTCCTGTCAGAACAACAGGTCCCCCAGCACTCCAGTGACACCCATGCCAGCTTATTCCATCAtggagaccccagagctgaaGAAGGAGCTGAGCAG ATTCGGTGTCCGTGCTCTCCCAAAACGCCAGATGGTGTTGCAGCTGAAGGAGATATTCCAGTACACTCACCGGGATGGGGACTCTGACTTTGAGGATGAAATCCCCTATTCCCAGCCCCTCCCACACAAGTCCCCAGCCAAACGGCCGAGGCAGGCAAAGACAGGCCGGGCTGTGGGCAGGAATCGCGCCGGCACCCCGAGGGCTGTGGGCAAGAGGAAACAGCTTGCCAAGGCTTCTGCAGTGCTCCCTAGGGATGAGGCTGATGGTGCATCCCATGGAACAGGCTGTGCCGCACCCAAGGACAGAACTAAAGTGACACATCACCCAAGAGGAGCCAAAGAACAGGAAAGGCCATCGGTGTCCCTGGCAGCTGATGGTGAGGAGCTCCCGGCATCCCAGGAGTCGGCAGGTTCTTCGGTGGATGGAAGTGACATCTCCTTTGGTTCACAGAG